In Streptomyces ambofaciens ATCC 23877, a single genomic region encodes these proteins:
- a CDS encoding HAD family hydrolase, whose product MTTSDRGLLDWSPEAVVFDCDGTLMDSERHWQEARSRAFREHGLQPPPGFAEQALGLHYEDCGRLMAQSVHKPELTEDLTAALLDHFLALVTDEPVTMPGAVRLVRLLSDRLPLAVASNCPRVVVEGSLERAGLLAHFQHLVVPDTGDRVRPKPHPDVYAVAARLCGVHPHRALAVEDSLTGVEAARRAGLRVLGVGPRPQGDGAARADGWLPALDAPELLAWAHALDGPRGTREP is encoded by the coding sequence GTGACCACCTCGGACCGCGGTCTGCTCGACTGGTCGCCCGAAGCCGTCGTCTTCGACTGCGACGGCACCCTGATGGACAGCGAACGCCATTGGCAGGAGGCTCGCAGCCGGGCCTTTCGGGAGCACGGGCTCCAGCCGCCGCCCGGGTTCGCGGAGCAGGCCCTTGGCCTGCACTACGAGGACTGCGGCCGGCTCATGGCGCAGTCCGTGCACAAACCCGAACTGACCGAGGACCTGACGGCCGCGCTTCTCGACCACTTCCTGGCACTGGTCACCGACGAACCGGTGACGATGCCGGGTGCGGTGCGGCTCGTACGGCTGCTCTCCGACCGCCTGCCGCTGGCGGTGGCCAGCAACTGCCCGAGAGTCGTGGTCGAAGGCAGCCTGGAACGGGCCGGGCTGCTCGCGCACTTCCAGCACCTCGTCGTCCCCGACACCGGGGACCGCGTGCGCCCCAAGCCGCACCCCGACGTGTACGCCGTGGCGGCCCGGCTCTGCGGCGTCCACCCGCACCGGGCACTGGCCGTGGAGGACTCCCTGACCGGTGTGGAAGCGGCCCGCCGGGCCGGCCTGCGGGTCCTGGGCGTCGGCCCCCGGCCACAGGGCGACGGCGCCGCCCGGGCCGACGGGTGGTTACCGGCGCTGGACGCTCCCGAACTGCTGGCCTGGGCCCACGCGCTGGACGGCCCGCGGGGGACGCGAGAGCCCTGA
- a CDS encoding ScbR family autoregulator-binding transcription factor, whose protein sequence is MQERAKATRRSLLEAAAQLFAEQGYAATSVNDISARSGRTSGAVYFHYTGKEGIALAVVEDRFATWSQLAAPYEDETVPPLERLVALSYAIAHDLAQDPVTRAGARLWAERTVMTAPVPDPFALWTAAATRLLAQARLAGHLNERVRPARTARTLVRAFFGLCTLTDALEGTNALDDRLTDWWHLTLPSLRPQPPRGNLPAAL, encoded by the coding sequence TTGCAAGAACGGGCGAAGGCAACCCGCAGATCACTGCTGGAAGCGGCCGCCCAACTATTCGCTGAACAGGGATACGCGGCCACCAGCGTCAACGACATAAGTGCAAGATCGGGCCGGACCAGCGGCGCGGTCTACTTCCACTACACCGGCAAGGAGGGCATCGCCCTCGCCGTCGTCGAAGACCGGTTCGCCACCTGGTCCCAGCTCGCTGCACCCTACGAAGACGAGACAGTCCCCCCGCTCGAACGGCTCGTTGCCCTCAGCTATGCAATCGCCCACGACCTCGCCCAGGACCCCGTGACACGCGCCGGCGCCCGCCTGTGGGCCGAACGCACCGTCATGACGGCTCCCGTACCCGACCCCTTCGCGCTGTGGACCGCCGCCGCCACGCGACTGCTCGCACAGGCCCGCCTAGCAGGACATCTCAACGAGCGCGTCCGCCCCGCCCGCACAGCCCGGACCCTGGTGCGCGCGTTCTTCGGCCTGTGCACCCTCACCGACGCCCTCGAGGGTACGAACGCCCTCGACGACCGCCTGACCGACTGGTGGCACCTGACCCTGCCCTCCCTCCGGCCGCAACCGCCCCGCGGGAACCTCCCGGCAGCCCTGTGA
- a CDS encoding MBL fold metallo-hydrolase has protein sequence MSLSVPRLWIGSTEIIALADGEGPFFSPRAEAFPEATAAQWAEADRYDPGAVDTEGRWQLQFRAYAIRGDRGLTVVDAGIGPADSPAGSWAPVPGALPESLAAAGIDPAEVDTVVLTHLHTDHVGWAVVTEAAVPSAGGAVGGAPAPGSATSGRRPYFPNAEYLLQRAEFDALDALNPQLRETLTDPLAAAGRLRLLDGDTPLRAGRAVATPGHTPGHQSVLVADGRELALVTGDLLVHALQLLHPELAYSHETDPEAARHSRERMLGRETATTLHLATPHLTEPFISA, from the coding sequence ATGTCCCTCAGCGTTCCCCGCCTCTGGATCGGCTCGACCGAGATCATCGCCCTCGCCGACGGCGAGGGCCCGTTCTTCTCCCCGCGCGCCGAGGCCTTCCCCGAGGCCACGGCCGCTCAGTGGGCCGAGGCCGACCGCTACGACCCGGGCGCGGTCGACACCGAGGGCCGCTGGCAACTCCAGTTCCGCGCGTACGCGATCCGCGGCGACAGGGGTCTCACCGTCGTGGACGCCGGGATCGGTCCGGCGGACAGCCCGGCCGGCTCGTGGGCGCCCGTGCCCGGTGCGCTCCCCGAGTCGCTCGCCGCCGCGGGCATCGACCCGGCCGAAGTCGACACCGTGGTGCTCACACATCTGCACACCGACCACGTCGGGTGGGCGGTCGTGACCGAGGCGGCCGTCCCATCAGCGGGCGGCGCGGTGGGCGGCGCCCCTGCGCCTGGCAGTGCGACCAGCGGCCGTCGGCCCTATTTCCCGAACGCCGAATACCTGCTCCAGCGGGCCGAGTTCGACGCCCTCGACGCGCTCAACCCGCAGCTTCGCGAGACCCTAACCGACCCGCTCGCGGCGGCCGGTCGGCTCCGGCTCCTCGACGGGGACACGCCGCTGCGCGCCGGGCGCGCGGTTGCCACGCCCGGGCACACGCCCGGGCACCAGAGTGTGCTGGTCGCCGACGGGCGCGAGCTGGCGCTCGTCACCGGCGACCTCCTGGTGCACGCGCTCCAGCTGCTCCACCCCGAGCTCGCCTACTCGCACGAGACCGACCCTGAGGCGGCCAGGCACTCAAGGGAGCGCATGCTCGGCCGCGAAACCGCCACCACGCTGCACCTGGCGACGCCGCATTTGACGGAGCCGTTCATCTCGGCGTGA